The following coding sequences are from one Rutidosis leptorrhynchoides isolate AG116_Rl617_1_P2 chromosome 11, CSIRO_AGI_Rlap_v1, whole genome shotgun sequence window:
- the LOC139874831 gene encoding uncharacterized protein, producing the protein MTDTNEQVSNEYSALVIAPGLHKLLLFENESGSTNKVPKLDNLKDFLDWKLIENEYAWPNGGDGEPKETSEFNPAEREQYNLECKCYAQLTQVLSKEIFFQFKNMNKTSHTLWLALQSATEGTATYRATKGKVLKDEWRVFSALPSETLGQTLERYRLLVAEMTDYGIDISDDKAVRVLKDGLPEKWDNEIEKI; encoded by the exons ATGACGGACACTAATGAACAAGTATCAAATGAATACAGTGCCTTAGTAATTGCACCAGGACTTCACAAATTACTACTTTTCGAAAATGAGTCTGGATCTACCAATAAGGTTCCCAAACTTGATAATCTTAAGGACTTTTTGGACTGGAAG TTGATAGAGAATGAGTATGCTTGGCCAAATGGAGGAGATGGGGAACCAAAGGAAACGTCGGAGTTTAATCCTGCAGAGCGAGAACAGTATAACTTGGAATGTAAGTGCTACGCGCAGTTAACTCAGGTACTATCTAAGGAAATCTTTTTCCAATTCAAAAACATGAACAAGACCTCGCATACACTTTGGCTTGCTCTTCAATCAGCCACTGAGGGTACAGCTACTTACCGTgccactaagggtaaggttttgaaagATGAATGGAGAGTATTCTCAGCTCTTCCCTCCGAGACTCTTGGGCAAACCTTAGAAAGATATCGCCTGCTGGTTGCAGAAATGACAGATTATGGAATAGACATATCAGATGATAAAGCAGTTAgagtgttgaaagatggtcttcctgaAAAATGGGACAACGAAATTGAAAAGATTTAG